The following is a genomic window from Amycolatopsis sp. BJA-103.
CCGACCGGGAACACCGGAGTGGATTACCGCGGCCTGCTCGCTCGGTCGAGCGAACGTGACCTCGTGAAGCAGGCCTACCGCGCCGCGAGCCTGGACCTCGGCGCCGATCTGGCCAAGCTCGCCGCCGCGCCCCGCGTCAAGGCCGACCACGCCGCCGCCCGGCTGCTCGACCGCATCGGGACGCCGACGGGACGCGGCCACCAGCCGATCGTCACGCTGCACCCGATCGGTGACGGCGTCGCCCCCGAACACGAGCGGACCTATGGCGACCGCGTCGATCCCGCCCGGATCCGGCAGGTTTTCGTGAACCGGGGCGGTCACTGTCAGCACACCGCGGCCGAGGAGCTGACGGCGTTGCGCTTGCTGCGGGATCGCGTCGAGACCGGTCGCTGGCCGTCCACGTCACCGGAGCGGTTGAACGCCGAGGCGAGCCGGTTCGGGCCGGAGTTCCACTTCCTCTACGACTGGCTGCACGGCGAGCCGGGCACTTCCGCGCCCGCTTTCCGGCGCCATCACCCGGCCCCGCTGCCTCGCGTGGCCTGACCGATCAGCCGTCGACGGGGTGGCGCGCCTGGAAGGCGAGCCTCCCGTCGGCGTCCGCCGCGATCCGGTCGAGCAGGTCGTCCAGCGCCATGAAGACCTCCCACGGCGACTGTCCACTCGCGACGGTCAGGCGGTCGACCAGCAGCTGTTCGAGATCCTCGACCCGCTTCGCCTTCCATATCTTGTCCGCGATGCTGACGAGCAGATCCTCGACGCCGACGTCTTCGCCCCAGGCGGCGTGCGTTCGCGCGAATCGAGCCCGCTCTTCGCTGATTCCTTGGGTCAGAAGGAGTTCGTGGCCCGCCTGCTCATGTGCGGAGCCGGGGCCGGACAACTCCCCGGGGTGGACGGTCTTGCCGATGTCGTGGACGGCGGCGCCGAAAAGGGCCGCTTCGCGGTCGAGGTCCACCGCCGGAAACTCCTTCTCCAGCCAGTCGGCCAGCGTGCGGGCCACGTCGTGGACCGCCCGCAGATGGGCGGCGAGCCGAGGGGGAGCGGCCAACTGCTCCAGCAGGGCGGCGACCTCGTCCGGCAGCGGACGCAGCGGTGGTTCGCCGGGGTCGGACAGCGCGCGGCGCAAGGCTTCCGAGGACATGGCGTCCAGGATGACAGGTCCGGTGACGGTTCCCTCATCGCTTGACAACCGCTGCGCCGACCGGTGTACTGGAGACATCGAACAGGCGTTCGATGTGCCGCCTTCCCCGTGGCACCCTCAAACCGTCCACAAAGGACGGTTCAGGTGTCGTGGGGAGGCGAGGTCCGGTGACAGCGGAGGTGGTCGAAGCACGGGCCTTGCCGTTGGCGAGGCTGGCGGCTTTGCCAGGAGTGAGCACGGCCAGTGGCGTGGCTTCCGCGGCCGAACACGCGAGGACGACGGGAAGGGTGCTCCCGGTGTCCGCGGCGTTGTCCGGTCTGCTGCCCGCCGCGGGGCTCCGGCGCGGGAGCACCGTTTCGGTGCTGGGGTCCACGTCATTGATGCTCACCCTGCTCGCCGCCGCCACCGCCGGCGGTGCGTGGGCGGTCGCGGTCGGCCTGCCCGCGCTCGGGGTGGTCGCCGCCGCGGAACTCGGGGTCGAGGTGGGCAGGCTCGCGCTGGTCCCCCGTCCCGGTGCCGAGTTCCCGGCGGTGACCGCGGCCTTGCTCGACGGCTTCGATCTCGTGGTCGTCGGTCCGGGGCTCACCCGGCCCGACGTGGCGAGACGGCTGTCCGCCCGCGCGCGCAACCGTGGTTCGGTGCTGCTTTCGCTGGGTTCCTGGCCCGGTGCGGAGGTCGAGCTGAGCTGCCGTCGCGCGCGCTGGACGGGCTTCACCGGCGGCGGCTCGGGCTACCTGCGGACCCGTGAGGTCGAGGTGCGGGCCGGTGGCCGGGGTGCGGCCGCCCGGCCGATGTCGGCGCTGCTGCGGTTCCCCGGCGAGGGCGAAGTCGAGAAGGCCGACTTCCCCACCGCGACCGCGGCGAGGTGGGGGACGGCGTGAACCCACCTGTACGCATGCTGGTGCTGTGGTGCCCGGACTGGCCCGCGGTCGCCGCCGCGGCCGTCGCGGGCGAGCCCGTCGGCCGTCCGGCCGCGGTCTTCTCGGCGAACCGCGTGGTCGCCTGCACTGCGGTGGCCAGGGGATTCGGCGTCCGTCGCGGGATGCGGCGGCGCGAGGCCCAGTCGTCTTGCCCGGATCTGGCGGTCTTCGGTGAGGACGACGGCCGTGACGCCCGGCTCTTCGAGTCCGTCGCGCAGGCGGTGGAGGAGCTGGCGGTCGGCGTCGAGGTCGTCCGCCCGGGGATCGTCGCCGTCCCGGTCGACGGCGCGGCCGGTTACTTCGGCGGCGAGCACGGTCTCCTCGAAAGGCTGGTCGACGAGGTGTCCGTGGCGGCGGGGGTGGAATCTCAGGTCGGCGTCGCCGACGGCCTGTTCGCCGCGACGCTCGCCGCCCGCCGCTCGACACTGGTCGAGCCGGGTGAGACCGCGGATTTCCTCGCCCCGTTGCCCATTCGAGAGCTCGATCAGCCCGAAGCGGGGCGAACCGAGCTGGTCACCTTGCTCCGGCAGCTGGGACTTCGCACGCTGGGTGCTTTCGCGGCGCTCGGCGAAAGCGACGTCTCCGCGCGTTTCGGGACGGAGGGCGTCCTCGCTCACCGGCTGGCACGAGGGCGGTCCGAACGTCCACCGCTGCGCCGCCGTCCACCACCGGAACTCTCGCTCGCGAAGGCGTTCGACCCGCCGATCGACAGGGTCGACGCCGCCGCGTTCGTGGCGAAAGGGCTCGGTGAGCGCTTCCATGCCGGGCTCGCCGCGCACGGGCTGGCCTGCACTCGCCTCGGCATCTACGCCACCACCGAGACCGGCGAACAACTGGGCAGAGTGTGGCGCTGCGCCGAACCGCTGACCCCGTCCGGCGTCGCGGACAGGGTGCGCTGGCAGTTCGAAGGCTGGCTGAAGGTCCGGGACACCTCGGCGCGGCCCCGATCCGGCGTCGTGCGGCTGCGGCTGGAGCCGGAGGAGACCGTCGAGGGCCGGTCGCTGCAGCTCGGGTTGTGGCAGGCAGGTGCGGCAGGCGCGCTGCGTCCGTCCACAGAGGACGAAGGCCTGTCCGGCGAGCGCGCCGCCCGCGCCCTGGTGCGGGTGCAGGGGTTGCTCGGCCCGGAGAGCGTCTTCACCGCGGTGCTCGACGGCGGCCGCGATCCCGCCGAGCGTGTCCGGCTGGTGCCGTGGGGCGACAGACGGGAGCGGTCCGCGCAAGCGGACGCGAACTGGGCCGGACGGCTCCCGTCGCCCTCCCCGGCGACGGTGTTCCCCCGGCCGGTGCCCGCCCAGGTACTGGACGAACACGGGAGCGTCGTGGAGATCACCGCGCGGCGCCGGGTCACCGCCACACCGTTCCTCGTGAGCTTCGAGGGCGGTGAGCCGCGCCAGGTCCTCGCCTGGGCGGGGCCGTGGCTGGTCGGCGTCCGGGCCGGGGCGGGCCATGCGCGGTCGGGGACCCGGATCCGGTTGCAGGTGCTGCTGGCCGACGGGCCGGACGCGGAGGAGGCGGTGCTGCTCCGCTTCGAACACCACGAAAACCCGATGTGGACGCTGGAAGGGAAGTACGACTGACCATGGACGAGGAGTACACGCGGCTGGTGCGGCGGTGGCTGGAGGAACCGGCCATCCCGGTACAGCGTGCCGAGCAGTGTCAAAGCGCTCTCGGCGGTAAAGAGTGCCTCGAACGAAACACGGCTTGGGCGGCGTGCGTCCCGCGAGCGGAAGTGTTCGTCCCCCCGCCTAGACGCTCGATCGAGAATCGGTGACCGATGGGCTGGAACAACCCTCCGAAGCCGTGGAAGGATCTCGCCCGCGAACTCGCGGGCGAGGTCCAGCCCGGCGACGGCGGTGACAGCCCCGCCTGGAGCGCCAAGCGGGAGGGCTACGAGCGTCCCCCCGACTTGACGGGGCAGATCGGCGAAGACGACGGGGCCACCGCGCGCCGGGTGCCGTACGCCGAACTGCACTGCCATTCGAACTTCAGCTTCCTCGACGGGGCGAGCCATCCCGAGGAACTGGTGGAGGAGGCCGCGCGGCTGGGCCTGGACGCGATCGCCCTCACCGATCACGACGGCATGTACGGCGTGGTGCGCTTCGCCGAAGCGGCGAGAGAACTGGGCGTGCACACCGTCTTCGGCACGGAGCTCAGCTTCGGCCTGTCCGGACCGCAGAACGGGTTCGCCGATCCCGAAGGCGAACACCTTCTCTTGCTGGCCAAGAAACAGGACGGCTACCTGAGCCTGAACCGCGCGATCACCGCCGGACAGCTGTACGGCTTCGACAGGGAATACTTGTCGCCCAAGGAAAGAGCCGAGAAAGGCAGGCCGGTCTACGACCTGCGCGCGGTCGCCGAAGAGGTCAGCGGGAAGTGCGTCGTGCTCACCGGCTGCCGCAAGGGCGCGGTGCGCAAGGCCCTCGTCGCCGGAGGTCCCGTCGCGGCGGTGGAGAAACTGAAGGAACTCATCGACTGCTTCGGCCGGGAGAACGTCTACGTCGAACTCATCGACCACAGCCTCCCCTTGGACAGCACGCACAACGACCTGCTGAGCGAGATGGCCGCGGAGTTCGGGCTGCCGACGGTGGCGACCACGGCGGCGCATTACGCGCGGCCGGAGCGGGCCCCGCTCGCCGACGCGCTCAGCGCGATCCGCGCCCGGCGGGGCCTGGAGGACATGGAGGGCTGGCTGCCCGCCGCGGGGACGGCGTTCCTGCGGTCGGGGGAGGAGATGGCCGAGATCTTCGCGCGGTATCCGGGCGCGGTGCAGCGCGCGGCGCTGCTCGGCCGGGAATGCGCGTTCGAACTGCATCACATCGAACCGAAGCTGCCGCCGTTCGACGTTCCGGCGGGGTACACCGAAGCGTCCTACTTGAAGGAACTCACTCTCAAGGGCGCGAAGGACCACGAGAAGAACAAGACCGCCGAGTACCGCCGAAAAGCCCGGAAGCTGATCGCGCACGAACTGGAGATCATCGAAAAGCTGGGCTTCCCCGGCTACTTCCTGATCGTCTGGGACATCGTGCGGTTCTGCCGGGAGAACGACATCCTCTGCCAGGGCCGGGGTTCGGCCGCGAATTCCGCGGTCTGTTACGCGCTCGGCATCACCAAGGTCGACGCCGTGCGCTACGGACTGCTCTTCGAACGGTTCCTCGCCCCCGACCGCGACGGTTATCCGGACATCGATCTCGACATCGAATCCGACCGCCGCGAAGAGGCGATCCAGTACGTCTACGAAAAATACGGGCGGCTGAACACCGCGCAGGTGGCGAACGTGATCACCTATCGGGCGCGGTCCGCGGTCCGGGACGCGGCGCGGGCACTGGGGTATTCACCCGGCCAGCAGGACGCGTGGAGCAAGCAGATCGACCGCTGGGGTGCGTTGCGGTCGACGGAGAAGGATCACGATCACGACATTCCCGGCGAAGTCGTCGAACTCGCTTGCGCGCTCGAAGACTTCCCCCGGCATCTCGGCATTCATTCCGGCGGCATGGTGATCTGCCAACAGCCGGTGAGCGAGGTGGTGCCGATCGAATGGGCCAGGATGGAGAACCGCAGTGTCGTGCAGTGGGAGAAGGACGACTGCGCCGCCGCGGGACTGGTCAAATTCGATCTGCTCGGACTCGGGATGTTGTCGGCCCTGCACTATATGATAGATCTGGTTCACGACCACAAAGGGGAAGAGGTCGACATCTCCGAATTGGATCTCAAGGATCAGAACGTCTACGAAATGCTCTGCCGTGCCGACGCGATCGGCGTTTTCCAAGTGGAGAGCCGCGCGCAGCTGGCCACCCTGCCTCGCTTGCGCCCCAAGAAGTTCTACGACCTCGCGGTCGAGGTCGCGCTCATCCGGCCCGGTCCGATCCAGGGCGGTTCGGTGCATCCCTACATCCGGCGAAAGAACGATCAGGAGAAATGGGATTTCGACCATCCGAAACTGGAGAACGCGCTGAAGAAGACCCTCGGCGTCCCGTTGTTCCAGGAGCAGATGATGCAGATCGCCCTCGACGTCGCCGATTTCACCCCGGCGGAGGCCGATCAGTTACGGCACGCCATGGGTGCGAAGCGTTCCGAGCAGAAGATGGAACGGCTCAAACGCCGATTCCTCGAAGGTGCGGCGAAGCACGACATCGGTGAGGAGCTCGCGGAGAAGATCTTCGGCAAGCTCAAGGCGTTCGCGAATTTCGGTTTCCCGGAGAGTCACGCGCTGAGTTTCGCCCTGCTGGTGTTCGCGAGCGCGTACTTCAAGTACTACCACCCGGACGCGTTCCTGGCCGGTTTGCTGCGCGCGCAGCCGATGGGGTTCTACTCGCCGCAGTCGCTGGTCGCCGACGCGCGGCGGCACGGGGTGAAGGTGCTCGGCCCCGACATCAACGCGAGCCTCCCGCACGCGACGCTGGAACCCTTGCCGGAAGGGGGAGAACTGCTCGCCGTGCGGGGTGGCCTGTCCACCGTGCGGATGATCGGCGAGAACCTGGCGAAGGAGATCGTCGAAGAGCGAGAGCGCGGCGGCCCGTTCGCGGATCTGCCCGAGGTCGCCCGGCGGGTGCGGCTGACCAAACCTCAGGTCGAGGCGCTGGCCACGGCAGGCGCGTTCGGTTGTTTCGGCGAGAGCAGGCGGAGCGCGCTCTGGGCGGCGGGCGCGGTCGCCGACGAAAGCCTGGAGAAACTCCCCGGTCTCGCCACCGGGGTCAAGGCACCGATGTTGCCGGGGATGGACGAAATCGACGTCGCGGCCGCGGATGTCTGGGCGACCGGGGTGTCGCCGGACAGCTTCCCGACCCAGTTCATCCGGGAGAGCCTCGACGAACTCGGCGTCGTCACGGCGGCGGGCCTGCGCGAGGTCCCACACGGCACGCGGGTGCTGACCGGTGGCGCGGTGACCCATCGCCAGCGGCCGGCGACCGCGGGCGGCGTCACCTTCATGAACCTCGAGGACGAGACGGGGATGATCAACATCATCTGCACGATGGGGGTGTGGCAGCGCTATCACCGGGTCGCGCGCGGCAGTCCGGCGCTGCTGATCCGGGGTGTGGTCGAGCGCACCGGGGAGGTGGTGAACGTCCTCGCCGAACAGATCCGGCACCTGCCGCTGCGGATCACCGCCAAGTCCCGTGACTTCCACTGACCTCACTTGACGGCCCGGCGGTGGCCGTGCTGTAGTTCGATCAACGTCGCAGTGCACCCGGCAAAGAGACCGTCGTGGGCGCGGAGGCGTCGGACCATGGGAAATCATGGAAACCCCTTCTTCATCGAACGGCCGGTTGACGGCGTTCGGAAATCAACTCGTTCAGGTTCACAACTGGCTGCGTAAAGAGCTGGCCAGGCTGCACGACGACCTCGGCTCGGTCGCGGACGGGCGTGCCGAGCGGCTGCGCGATCTCCGCGCGCATTGCCTCACCTTCTGCTCGGCGCTGACCAGGCATCACACCGGGGAGGACGGCGGCGCTTTCCTTGTGCTGGCGGAGAAATTCCCCGAGTTGCGGCCGACGCTCGAAGAGCTCGCACACGACCACGACGTCATGTCCGGGATCATCGAGCGGCTCGAAGAACTGGTCGGCGGCGTCGGCCCGGCGTCGAGCCCGGCCGAGATCCTGCACGTCCAGCGGGAACTCGACGGCCTCACGGCGATCATGGAGACGCATTTCCGGTACGAGGAGAAGCGCATCGTCGAGGCGCTCGACTCCCTGGACATGCCGGAGTGGCGGGACGCGAAGCCGTCGTTTCTGCTGAAATCTCATTAGGACAAGATCTGTCCTATACGCCCTTTAGCGTTCTTCTCAACGCACCACGACGACTGAGGAGACCCCTGATGAGCAACCCGATCCCCGCCGGCTACCACTCGGTCACCCCGTGGATCATCTCGCGCGACACCGCGGGCATGATCGACTTTCTCAAGCGGGTCTTCGACGCCGAGCCGATGGGCGAACCGGTGTACGTCGAGGGCGGCAAGATCGGGCACGCCGAGGTTCGCGTCGGCGACTCGGTCGTCATGCTGTTCGACGCGCAGGACGACTGGGTCGAGACCCCGGCGTACCTGCGGCTCTACGTCGAGGACAGCGTGGAGACACAGCGCCGGGCCGTCGAGGCGGGCGCCGAAGAGGTCACGAAGCAGACCGAGCTCTTCTTCGGCGACCGCGTCGGCCGGGTCCGTGACCCGTTCGGCAACCTGTGGTGGATCCAGACCCGGCTGGTCGACCTCGACTTCCCCGAGATGGAACGCCGCATGAACGACCCGAAGTTCGTCGAGGCCATGCGGTACGTCTCGGGTTCGAAGATCATTCCGAGTCGCTGAAGTCGGTAGGGTGGTGACAGCGACGCGGAGGTGAGCCGGTGGATCACCACCCACTCCGGGGCAACCCCGGGGAGCACGACGACAGCGAGACACGGCGCCCCGCGCGAGCTCGGCATGCTTCGCGTACGGGTCCGCGCGGATGACAGGAGAAAAAGTCACCTCCGCGTCGCTCCTCGGGCCGATGCCGGTCTGGCGGTGGCAGGTGGCCCGCTGGGCGACCTTCGACGACTGCGCCGCCGCGCTCGACCTGACGACCGGTGAACTCTCGTGGTTCGCCGACACGAAGGGCTGGAACCGGCGCGCGGTCGATCCGGTCCGGCACTACGGCCACCGGTGGATCCCGACCGCTTCGGGCGGGGTGCGGCTCATCGAGCGGCCGAAGCCGCGGCTCGCCGAACTGCAGCGGCGGATCCTGCGGCACGTCGTCGAGGCGCTGCCGGTGCACGAGGCCGCACACGGGTTCCGGCGCGGACGTTCGGGGATGTCGTGTGCCACCCCGCACGCCGGCCGGGAGACCGTGGTCAGGATGGATCTCGAAGGGTTCTTCCCGGCGGTGTCCGCGCGCCGGATCTCGGCCCTGCTCGCGCTCGCCGGGTACCCGCCCGCCGTGGCGGAAGCCCTCGCGGGCGTCCTCACCACGGCCTCCCCGCCCGACGTTCTCGCCGCCGTGCCCGAGGGGCGGCGGGATCCCGCGCGGGTGCGGTTGCTGAGGAACCTGGCGGCCACGCATCTGCCGCAAGGCGCGCCGTCCTCGCCCGCGGTGGCGAACGCGGTCACGCATCATCTGGACCGGCGGCTGGACGGTCTCGCACGGTCACTGGGCGCGGCCTACACGCGGTACGCCGACGATCTGGCGTTCTCCGGGGATTCCCTGCCGTTGCACCGGTTGCTGCCCGGCGTCCGGCGGATCGTGACCGACGAGGGCTTCCGGCTGCGGGACGACAAGACGTCGATCGCGGGCGCACACCAGCGGCAACGGGTCGCGGGCCTGGTGGTCAACAGCGCGCCCGCCGCGACGCGCGCCGACTACGACGCCCTGCGCGCGCTGCTCCACAACTGCGTCCGGACCGGGCCGGAGGCGCAGAACCGGGCCGCGCATCCGGACTTCCGCGCCCATCTGCTCGGCCGCATCGGCTGGATCGCTACGTCGTCGGGGGCGCGGGCGGCGAAGCTGCGCGCGTTGTTCGACGGGATCACCTGGGCTTGAGCGGGTATGCGATCCTGAACGGGTGATCGAGACCGCGGAAGACTACCGAGAAGCCGTCCTTTCCCAGCAATGGTGGGAAAAACGCAGTTTCGTCGGCTGTGACTTCACCGAGGCCGACCTGCGCGGGCTGCGCACCCAGGGCTGCACCTTCGACCAATGCGACTTCACCAAGGTCGACTTCGAGGGCTCGCGCCACGAGGCGTCGGCGTTCCGGTCCTGCACCTTCGACCGCAGTGTGCTCGCCGGTACCAGGTGGAGCTCCTGTTCGATGCTCGGATCGTCCTTTGTAGACTGCCGATTTCAGAAGGTCGCGTTCACCGAATGCGATCTCTCGCTGGTCTCGCTGAGCCGCAACCGACTGTCCAAAGTGGATCTCTCCGGGCTGCGGCTGCGCGAGGCCAACCTGACCGAGGCGGACCTCACCGGCGCAGATCTGCGCGGCGCCGACCTCACCGGTGCCCGGCTGGCCGGAGCGAAACTCGAAGGTGCCGACCTGCGCGGAGCGCGGATCGACGCCAACGGCCTGGTGCAGGCGAATCTCGCGGGCGTCCACGTCGACACCGAGACCGCGGTGGCCTACGCCGCCGCACACGGCCTCGTCATCCACTGACCCCCTGAACGCTATGAAAGGCCCGTTACTTGCAAATTTTGCAAGTAACGGGCCTTTCATAGCACGAGAGGTGACTAGTCGATCGGCGGTTCGCCCGGGTCCAGCTCGATGAGGTCGCCCTCGGCGAGCAGCTCCTCGATGGACGCCGGCAGCAGGTACGCCGACCCGCCACCGGGCTGGTTGAACCACGGGATCGCGACACCGGCCAGCGCTTCGAGCGGACGTTGCACGCGGTACACGTGATACGGCCGGTTCACCCACTCCGGCACGAGCGAGCGCTCCTCGAACGGTGTCCCGGCCGCATAGGTCAGGTTGCCGTTCGGGCCACCGAAGCGGTCCAGCTCGCTGCCCGCGGGCAGCTCACGCAGTTCCTTGCCGCGGAACAGCGTCAGTGGCGGCTCACCGTTGAGCGGCGAGATCGGCCAGTTCTGCTTGGCGTCGGGAGGTCCGGCCGCCGAGACCTGCGGGCGGGCCGGCTCCTCGCGCCGCATCGGCGGCGGCGGCGGAGGCGGCGTCACCGGCGGTTCGCGCCGGGGCGGGGCGGGCGGCGGGCTCGCCAGCGCCGGGTTCGGCGGCCGCACCGGAGGCGCGGGCGGGACCGGTGCGGGGGCGGGCTCGTCGTCCAGATCGTCCCCGAGCAGCTCCTCTGCCGTCGTGAACGCCGTCTGCTCCTGTGCCGGGATCGACTCCCGCGGCGGCACCGGATGCGAACCGGTCGCGATCTCGGGGGAGAGCGTCGTCAGCACGGGCCGGGCCGGAGCCGGAGCCGGAGGCGGCTCCTCGACCGGCTGCTCCTCGACAGCGGCAGGCTCGTCGAAGTGCGGCTCGTCGGCGGGCGGAGCACCGTTCGGGTTCAGCAGGACCTTGCCGAGCATGAACGCGGCCGCATCCTCGGCGTCGCCGAACACCGCCGGGTTGGTCAGCTTCCCGTCGTACCAGCCGACCCGCCAGCCGCCGCCGTCCACCTGCTCGACGCTCCAGCCGTGCTCCGCGGGGCCGCCGATGCGGTAGACGTCTTCGGGTACGTCGAGGTCGTCGAACTTCGACTGCAGCTCGTTCAGCACCGGCACCGGGTGCTCGTCGCGGCGAGGCCGCTCCGGCGCGGCGCGGCGCGGGGCTTCTTCACGCTGCGGTTCGGGCTCAGGGCGGGACACGGGGGCGGTAGCAAAGGTCCCCCGCTCCTGCTGTGGGCCGTCGACCTGCGTGACCTCGGAGTCCGAGAGCGGAGGAACGTCGGGCTCCGCGTCGTGCGTCAGGAGGGGCAGCTCAGGACCGGCGTCGGCCTGCTCGACGGGCGTGTAGCCGGTGGTCGCCTCCAGCTCGGGGGGCGTGTACGGCTGGTTCTCCTCCTGCGGGGGGTACGCGTCCTGAGCTTCCTCGCGAGGCTGCTCGTAGGCGTCGACCTGCGGGGCCCGCGCGTACGTGGTGGCCTCCGGGTCGGCGACCTGAGGCTCCGGCTCGGGCTCCGCGTGCTGATGCGGCGCGTCGTCCTGCCGGGCCTCGTCGGTGTACGCGTCCTGTTCGGACTCGCGGAACGGCGCCTCTTCGTGCGCGTACTGGTCCTCGTAGCCGGCTTCGTACTGCTGCTCGGCGGCGGCTTCGTGGAAGTCCTGCGCCTGGTAGTCCTGGGTGTCGTAGTCCTCTTCGTACCGCTGGGCCTGCTCGGCCTGGTCCGGAACGCTCGCCTCGGCCGCGGGAACGGCCGCCGCGGCGGCGACCGGTGCCGCTGCCGCGGCCGCCACCACCGCGGGGTCCGGGCCCGGCTGATGCGGCGGCGGGACGGGCGGCTGAGCGGCCTGGATCGGGCCGGGACCCGCGGGACCGTTGGGTCCCGGCTGACCGGGACCGCCCTGGTTGACCGCGGGCTGCTGCTGCGGCACGGGCCCGTTCGGTCCTGGGCCGTTCTGCGAGAGGCCGTTCTGGGGCGGGCCCTGCGGAGGCGGGCCCCCGGGCCCACCCGGGCCGCCGTTGGGGCCACCCGGGCCGTTGGGGCGCTGCTGCGGGGGCGGATTCCCCCGGGTGAGGTACCCCGCGGCGGCCTGCAGTGTCGGGTCGTCGACCTCCGGCAGCGTGAAGCCGTTCTGCCGGACGTGGTCGATCAGGTCGAGTTCCGGCGAAACGCCGTACTCGCGCAGGTAGAAGTTGACGGCGGCGGGCCAGATCCACTGTCCGTCGCTGTGGAAGGCGACCGGGACGGTGGCCTCGGGGGTCTGCGCGAGCCTGTCGATGTCGTAGCCGCGCTCGGTGACCACCAGCGGCGCGTGGTCGAGGTATTCGAGCAGCCTGTCCTGCTCCTCGATCTCCAGGTCGGGCCGGTTGATCACCGGACGCCCGGCCGGGCCGATGGTGTCGAAGATGCGGGCGATGCGGAAATGCGGCCCGGGCTGCTCGGGGCTGAGGCCGGACATGCGCCGGATCAGCCATTCGGGCACGTTCTCTTCGGAGCGGGGGAACATGCGCAGTTCGTCGGAGAGTGCCTGCGGAGGCGGCGCGAGGCGCCACTGGGGCTCGTCTCGGTTGTACTCGAGGTTGTAGCTGGACGGGTGATCGAGCTGGTACCGGGCGTTGAACCAGGTGCCGCGGCCGTCGCGGTACATCCCGGCACGCAGCCTGCCGAACAGCGTCGCGATGTCGTGGGTCGCGACCCACTCGTGCGCGGTGCCGTCCTCGGTGATGATCTCGCCGGTCATCTCGTGGTACCTGCCGACGGCTCGGTACTCGGCGGTCACCTTCCGCCAATCACGAGGCGCGGCCCGCAGCAGGGCGAGGCCGATCTGCTTGACCAGGGTGTCCTGCTCGGTCGCGTTCAGCTGAGTCGTCGGTTGTGCCACGGTCACATTTTGACCGTATCCGCGCTCGTGTGCACCCCGCATGTGGGTTTTGCCGCTCTTGACAATGTGGAAGACGCCCTGACCTGCTGCCGGATGACTCACCCGGGATACTGACGGCGTGACCCGATTTGCCCGCGAGGCCGTGAAGGACGAGGACTGATGACGTTGGCCGGACAGCGGCGTGACCGTGGGGCACTGCTCCATCACCTGCCGTTCCTGCTGGTGATGCTGGTGGTGGCCGTCGCCGCCCTGCGGATCGGGCAGTACCACTGGCGTCAGGGGGCCGCGCTGATCGGCGGGGCGCTGATGCTCGCGGGGCTGCTGAGGGCGGTCCTGCCGAACGCGAAGGCCGGGCTGCTGGCGATCCGGGGCAAGCCGGTCGACGTCCTGACTTATGGCGCGCTTTCTGTCTTGATCCTTTTCA
Proteins encoded in this region:
- a CDS encoding HD domain-containing protein gives rise to the protein MSSEALRRALSDPGEPPLRPLPDEVAALLEQLAAPPRLAAHLRAVHDVARTLADWLEKEFPAVDLDREAALFGAAVHDIGKTVHPGELSGPGSAHEQAGHELLLTQGISEERARFARTHAAWGEDVGVEDLLVSIADKIWKAKRVEDLEQLLVDRLTVASGQSPWEVFMALDDLLDRIAADADGRLAFQARHPVDG
- a CDS encoding DNA polymerase Y family protein, whose product is MLVLWCPDWPAVAAAAVAGEPVGRPAAVFSANRVVACTAVARGFGVRRGMRRREAQSSCPDLAVFGEDDGRDARLFESVAQAVEELAVGVEVVRPGIVAVPVDGAAGYFGGEHGLLERLVDEVSVAAGVESQVGVADGLFAATLAARRSTLVEPGETADFLAPLPIRELDQPEAGRTELVTLLRQLGLRTLGAFAALGESDVSARFGTEGVLAHRLARGRSERPPLRRRPPPELSLAKAFDPPIDRVDAAAFVAKGLGERFHAGLAAHGLACTRLGIYATTETGEQLGRVWRCAEPLTPSGVADRVRWQFEGWLKVRDTSARPRSGVVRLRLEPEETVEGRSLQLGLWQAGAAGALRPSTEDEGLSGERAARALVRVQGLLGPESVFTAVLDGGRDPAERVRLVPWGDRRERSAQADANWAGRLPSPSPATVFPRPVPAQVLDEHGSVVEITARRRVTATPFLVSFEGGEPRQVLAWAGPWLVGVRAGAGHARSGTRIRLQVLLADGPDAEEAVLLRFEHHENPMWTLEGKYD
- a CDS encoding error-prone DNA polymerase; translation: MGWNNPPKPWKDLARELAGEVQPGDGGDSPAWSAKREGYERPPDLTGQIGEDDGATARRVPYAELHCHSNFSFLDGASHPEELVEEAARLGLDAIALTDHDGMYGVVRFAEAARELGVHTVFGTELSFGLSGPQNGFADPEGEHLLLLAKKQDGYLSLNRAITAGQLYGFDREYLSPKERAEKGRPVYDLRAVAEEVSGKCVVLTGCRKGAVRKALVAGGPVAAVEKLKELIDCFGRENVYVELIDHSLPLDSTHNDLLSEMAAEFGLPTVATTAAHYARPERAPLADALSAIRARRGLEDMEGWLPAAGTAFLRSGEEMAEIFARYPGAVQRAALLGRECAFELHHIEPKLPPFDVPAGYTEASYLKELTLKGAKDHEKNKTAEYRRKARKLIAHELEIIEKLGFPGYFLIVWDIVRFCRENDILCQGRGSAANSAVCYALGITKVDAVRYGLLFERFLAPDRDGYPDIDLDIESDRREEAIQYVYEKYGRLNTAQVANVITYRARSAVRDAARALGYSPGQQDAWSKQIDRWGALRSTEKDHDHDIPGEVVELACALEDFPRHLGIHSGGMVICQQPVSEVVPIEWARMENRSVVQWEKDDCAAAGLVKFDLLGLGMLSALHYMIDLVHDHKGEEVDISELDLKDQNVYEMLCRADAIGVFQVESRAQLATLPRLRPKKFYDLAVEVALIRPGPIQGGSVHPYIRRKNDQEKWDFDHPKLENALKKTLGVPLFQEQMMQIALDVADFTPAEADQLRHAMGAKRSEQKMERLKRRFLEGAAKHDIGEELAEKIFGKLKAFANFGFPESHALSFALLVFASAYFKYYHPDAFLAGLLRAQPMGFYSPQSLVADARRHGVKVLGPDINASLPHATLEPLPEGGELLAVRGGLSTVRMIGENLAKEIVEERERGGPFADLPEVARRVRLTKPQVEALATAGAFGCFGESRRSALWAAGAVADESLEKLPGLATGVKAPMLPGMDEIDVAAADVWATGVSPDSFPTQFIRESLDELGVVTAAGLREVPHGTRVLTGGAVTHRQRPATAGGVTFMNLEDETGMINIICTMGVWQRYHRVARGSPALLIRGVVERTGEVVNVLAEQIRHLPLRITAKSRDFH
- a CDS encoding hemerythrin domain-containing protein, producing METPSSSNGRLTAFGNQLVQVHNWLRKELARLHDDLGSVADGRAERLRDLRAHCLTFCSALTRHHTGEDGGAFLVLAEKFPELRPTLEELAHDHDVMSGIIERLEELVGGVGPASSPAEILHVQRELDGLTAIMETHFRYEEKRIVEALDSLDMPEWRDAKPSFLLKSH
- a CDS encoding VOC family protein; amino-acid sequence: MSNPIPAGYHSVTPWIISRDTAGMIDFLKRVFDAEPMGEPVYVEGGKIGHAEVRVGDSVVMLFDAQDDWVETPAYLRLYVEDSVETQRRAVEAGAEEVTKQTELFFGDRVGRVRDPFGNLWWIQTRLVDLDFPEMERRMNDPKFVEAMRYVSGSKIIPSR